The following are encoded together in the Silurus meridionalis isolate SWU-2019-XX chromosome 2, ASM1480568v1, whole genome shotgun sequence genome:
- the si:dkey-117m1.4 gene encoding uncharacterized protein si:dkey-117m1.4 codes for MAETVRSQFDRREPLALDRDRDGEASKLSLPRGRGCSRKRKGTPVKVCDRVFATEDEEENALEHNFGPGNDQERTEHKHRPGSYCAAESAQACHSETGEQSSSSGRGGVLYPPPNCRIREVHCGSQVRLVVVAIRDITKGEEITVDYNPSEWGENAMTRGLSNSAPAAGSEPPPDNEKNVKKEEESGPGSDYVTPSWSLSPKSSQLSHSELSDSDGAEPRSRTPRRRKKHRKISSAVAANPNANLNDKKKLSHPPPQRPPGRPPSQPLPHSLPSCPPQPPAPSRPVFKCPAPAGVGGSTVNVSAGRGVSPVMQKQCCVYCGRHYRSLQRHLDKHHTHQPDVRAAMLKSQGSAHLPHLHASLPSSSSSSSSASGHNRTHRDAMGIPAQQSPSPPPPSSVSPARKSPALTIPSPRKSPELPPPTTPPRRGGGVPVSVLKRSPPTPATPPRKAGRKKKEKEDQDVIEKMKEEFVEVLKQVEDPKMEEDENEEEAEEDDDSSSEDKSDLSSSRRPHMLPLLSSLSSLVLYLRRLQHSAFISLSRSPQSAEAWRLLCHSSLALLILYNRRRECEVSKLTISEYQARVSPQSSASFPSGVLTPLEASLSPFERLVLPHLPRMGVQGKRGRVQPLILPPHSEHCLELLLQTRAGVGVDPQNLYVFARPYHSPATPLRGTDLLRNLAKSSGTRHPRALTQTRVRRQVAILTQLLMLSEGEEEGHRGAAQQRLENFLQKEYHVTQSCATIGQDPGLMGLIGRVVLCGERDGVLFRGMSLHHICLELDVMSGNSADSLSEESDGEQEKDKCESSPIMIKKSSSGTKLPRLKKMSGSPFSTSRKRGSGQPKPGKRGVLKRPWSEAERAAVESHLVRNIMELRVPAKADCERCLEQCPLLVTNHRDWRAIKFYCHNRIQLLKKTQQRQSPPTLSVR; via the exons ATGGCGGAAACCGTTCGCTCGCAGTTTGACCGCCGGGAGCCTCTGGCGCTGGACAGGGACAGAGACGGAGAGGCCAGCAAGCTGTCACTGCCTCGGGG acgTGGTTGCAGTAGGAAGAGAAAGGGCACACCGGTGAAAGTGTGTGATAGAGTGTTCGCCAcggaagatgaagaagagaacGCGTTGGAGCACAACTTCGGACCag gtaaTGATCAGGAAAGAACAGAGCACAAACACAGACCTGGTTCATACTGTGCCGCTGAATCTGCTCAAgcctg TCATTCTGAGACAGGGGAGCAGAGCTCCAGCAGCGGGAGAGGAGGAGTTCTCTACCCGCCACCCAACTGCCGCATCCGGGAGGTGCACTGTGGCAGTCAGGTGCGGCTGGTCGTCGTGGCGATCCGCGACATCACCAAAGGCGAAGAAATCACTGTTGACTACAACCCGAGCGAGTGGGGGGAGAATGCCATGACGAGG GGTTTATCAAACTCGGCGCCCGCTGCAGGAAGCGAGCCGCCTCCTGACAATGAGAAGAACGTTAAGAAG GAAGAGGAGTCTGGTCCGGGATCGGATTATGTTACTCCCTCCTGGTCTCTCTCTCCTAAATCCTCCCAGCTCTCTCACTCCGAGCTCAGCGACTCAGACGGTGCAGAGCCACGTAGCCGGACGCCTCGCAGGCGCAAAAAGCATCGCAAAATATCCTCCGCAGTCGCTGCTAACCCTAACGCTAACCTTAACGACAAAAAGAAACTGTCCCATCCCCCGCCTCAACGGCCACCGGGCCGGCCTCCGTCACAACCTCTGCCTCACTCCTTGCCCTCATGTCCCCCTCAGCCTCCTGCCCCTTCCAGGCCTGTGTTTAAATGCCCCGCCCCTGCCGGCGTAGGGGGCAGCACCGTTAATGTCAGCGCAGGTAGAGGTGTGAGCCCTGTGATGCAGAAGCAGTGCTGTGTGTACTGCGGTCGCCATTACCGCTCTCTCCAGCGGCATCTCGACAAACACCACACCCACCAACCTGACGTACGTGCAGCCATGTTGAAATCACAGGGGTCCGCCCACCTGCCTCACCTTCACGCTTCTTTGCCGtcatcttcctcatcctcttcctccgCCTCGGGGCACAATCGCACCCACAGAGACGCCATGGGTATACCCGCACAGCAGTCTCCATCCCCTCCCCCTCCTTCCTCTGTTTCTCCAGCCAGAAAGAGTCCTGCTCTTACAATTCCCTCCCCTCGTAAAAGCCCCGAACTTCCCCCTCCCACTACACCCCCCAGAAGGGGAGGCGGTGTCCCTGTCTCGGTTCTGAAGAGAAGCCCACCCACACCGGCGACTCCGCCCCGGAAAGCAGGACgcaagaagaaagagaaagaagatcaAGATGTGATTGAGAAAATGAAAGAGGAGTTTGTCGAGGTGTTGAAGCAGGTTGAAGACCCGAAAATGGAGGAAGATGAGAATGAGGAAGAAGCAGAGGAAGATGATGACAGCAGTTCAGAAGACAAGAGCGACCTATCCAG TTCTCGCCGTCCCCACATGCTGCCCCTGCTCTCGTCTCTCTCCTCGCTTGTCCTGTACCTTCGGCGTCTCCAGCACTCagccttcatctctctctcacgttcCCCACAGTCAGCCGAAGCCTGGCGTCTGCTCTGCCACTCCAGCCTGGCACTTCTCATCCTCTATAACCGCCGCCGTGAGTGTGAGGTCTCCAAACTCACCATCTCCGAATACCAGGCTCGGGTGTCCCCTCAGTCCTCTGCCTCGTTCCCCTCTGGTGTTCTTACCCCCCTCGAGGCCTCCCTTTCCCCCTTTGAGAGGCTCGTTCTGCCCCATCTCCCTCGCATGGGTGTCCAGGGCAAACGGGGACGAGTCCAGCCCCTAATTCTGCCCCCTCACTCCGAACATTGCCTAGAGCTTCTTTTGCAAACAAGGGCAGGAGTCGGAGTGGATCCCCAGAACCTGTATGTGTTTGCTCGGCCGTACCATTCTCCCGCCACCCCTCTGAGGGGTACAGATCTGCTCCGAAACTTGGCCAAGTCGAGCGGAACGCGACACCCGAGGGCACTGACCCAGACGCGCGTTCGCCGACAAGTCGCGATCCTTACCCAGTTACTGATGCTAAGCGAAGGCGAAGAGGAGGGACATCGCGGGGCCGCACAGCAGAGATTAGAAAACTTCCTCCAGAAAGAGTACCATGTGACCCAGAGCTGCGCCACTATTGGCCAAGATCCAGGGCTCATGGGACTGATTGGGCGCGTGGTACTATGTGGGGAGAGAGACGGCGTACTATTCCGAGGAATGAGCCTCCATCATATCTGTCTAGAGCTGGAtg taaTGTCAGGAAATTCTGCAGATTCTTTGTCTGAGGAATCAGATGGAGAGCAGGAGAAGGACAAATGCGAATCTTCTCCCATCATGATTAAAAAGTCCTCCAGTGGCACCAAACTTCCTCGGCTCAAGAAGATGAGCGGCTCTCCCTTCTCTACCAGCCGCAAGAGAGGTTCAGGACAGCCCAAaccag gtAAGCGCGGCGTCCTGAAGCGTCCATGGTCTGAGGCGGAGCGGGCGGCGGTGGAGTCCCACCTGGTGCGGAACATCATGGAGCTGCGCG